A genomic window from Streptomyces sp. MST-110588 includes:
- a CDS encoding TetR/AcrR family transcriptional regulator: protein MKTGGRRRMGVEERREQLIAVALDLFSHRSPQDVSIDEIAEAAGISRPLVYHYFPGKQSLYEAALRRAADELAGRFVEPHEGPLGRRLLRVMQRFFDFVDEYGPGFSALMRGGPGIPMGRNAPAAAVSRTSAMIDGVRQAAYEQIVSHLGIVSAPPRMELVVRSWISLAETTALIWLDGRRIPRDELERQLVHDFAALAAVSAAYDEDVAAVLRRMLTDEPADGPFADLVARLLALAPQPSP from the coding sequence ATGAAGACCGGGGGGCGCCGCAGGATGGGTGTGGAGGAACGCCGCGAACAGCTCATCGCGGTCGCCCTCGACCTCTTCAGCCACCGCTCCCCCCAAGACGTGTCGATCGATGAGATCGCGGAGGCTGCCGGCATCTCGCGACCGCTGGTCTACCACTACTTCCCGGGCAAGCAGAGCCTGTACGAGGCGGCGCTGCGGCGCGCCGCCGACGAATTGGCCGGCCGGTTCGTCGAGCCTCACGAAGGTCCGCTGGGCAGACGGCTGTTGCGGGTCATGCAGCGGTTCTTCGACTTCGTCGACGAGTACGGGCCGGGGTTCTCCGCCCTGATGCGCGGCGGCCCCGGGATCCCGATGGGAAGGAACGCTCCGGCCGCCGCCGTGAGCCGTACCAGCGCCATGATCGACGGGGTGCGGCAGGCCGCGTACGAGCAGATCGTCTCCCACCTCGGCATCGTCTCCGCGCCCCCGCGGATGGAACTGGTCGTCCGGTCGTGGATCTCCCTCGCCGAGACCACGGCGCTGATCTGGCTGGACGGCCGGCGCATCCCGCGTGATGAACTGGAGCGGCAGTTGGTGCACGACTTCGCTGCGCTGGCGGCGGTGAGCGCGGCCTACGACGAGGACGTGGCGGCCGTGCTGCGCCGGATGCTCACGGACGAGCCGGCCGACGGACCGTTCGCCGACCTGGTCGCCCGGCTGCTCGCGCTGGCCCCGCAACCATCCCCCTGA
- a CDS encoding GNAT family N-acetyltransferase, which produces MDMITYRPAGTDDLPALVGLYEGAVRWMRDNGIEQWKSGEKDEEHFRTRMKEGEVWLAERAGRTVGGWELWWEDEPAWGPQPPVAGYVHRLMVARGDAPAGTGRAMLARAEQRIVEAGREVARLDCVTGNPRLRPYYEDAGYVVVGELTDKIGKDGSTYGVTLLEKRLV; this is translated from the coding sequence ATGGACATGATCACTTATCGGCCGGCCGGGACCGACGATCTGCCGGCACTCGTCGGACTCTATGAGGGCGCGGTCCGCTGGATGCGGGACAACGGGATCGAGCAGTGGAAGTCCGGCGAGAAGGACGAGGAACACTTCCGGACCCGGATGAAAGAGGGGGAGGTATGGCTTGCCGAACGGGCGGGGCGGACGGTCGGCGGCTGGGAACTGTGGTGGGAGGACGAGCCCGCCTGGGGACCGCAGCCGCCGGTGGCGGGGTATGTGCACCGCCTGATGGTGGCGCGTGGGGACGCGCCCGCGGGGACCGGCCGGGCGATGCTGGCACGGGCCGAGCAGCGGATCGTCGAGGCGGGGCGGGAGGTGGCCCGGCTGGACTGCGTAACCGGCAACCCGCGGCTGCGTCCGTACTACGAAGACGCGGGTTACGTGGTCGTGGGCGAGCTGACCGACAAGATAGGCAAGGACGGGAGCACGTACGGCGTCACCCTCCTGGAGAAGCGGCTGGTGTAG
- the pulA gene encoding pullulanase-type alpha-1,6-glucosidase, with product MNRILRRTVAVMAMVLSVAALPAVAPASAAPPPGPAKAEAQWINRATVVWKGARHADAQLEFGDQGRRLRLTPTALAPAEKAAFPHLKDFPAFTVDPRDRALTATALRDRLLATQRSADGGPPAATGVQIPGVLDDLYGKAAARARLGPVFRHGRPTLSVWAPTARTVSLDLDGRTVPMRRDDASGVWSVRGERSWTGKPYRYAVTVWAPTVARTVTNLVTDPYSTALTADSTRSLAVDLAGPRLAPKGWNRLRKPTAVPLRNARIQELHLRDFSAQDRTSRHPGGYLAFTDRRSDGMRHLRALARAGTSYVHLLPVFDIGTVPERRADQAVPDCDLAALPADSEQQQECVTKTAVKDAYNWGYDPLHHTVPEGSYASDPDGTARTVEFRRMVQGLNGAGLRTVMDVVYNHTVAAGQDPRSVLDRIVPGYYHRLLDDGSVATSTCCANTAPEHTMMGKLVVDSVVTWARHYKIDGFRFDLMGHHPKANILAVRAALDALTLKKDGVDGKAIVLYGEGWNFGEAADDARFVQATQKNMAGTGIATFNDRLRDAVRGGGPFDADPRVQGFASGLYTDPNSSPANGNPAEQRSRLLHQQDLIKVGLAGNLAGYTFTDSLGRRVKGAQVDYNGAPAGYAAAPGDALAYADAHDNETLYDALAYKLPQHTAPADRARMQVIALATAALAQGPALSQAGTDLLRSKSLDRNSYDSGDWFNAIHWNCADGNGFGRGLPPAADNKDKWPYARPLLADPALRPGCAEIRATTAAYQDLLRIRADEPDFGLATADRVQDRLSFPLSGPEETPGVITMRLGKLVVVFNASPRQQSQRIPASAGTRYALHRVQARGADPVVKRSTYDRTSGTFTVPARTVAVFTTR from the coding sequence GTGAACCGCATCCTGCGCCGTACCGTGGCTGTCATGGCCATGGTTCTCTCCGTGGCGGCCCTGCCCGCCGTGGCACCCGCGAGCGCCGCGCCACCACCCGGCCCCGCCAAGGCGGAAGCCCAGTGGATCAACCGCGCCACCGTGGTCTGGAAGGGCGCGCGGCACGCCGATGCCCAACTGGAGTTCGGCGACCAGGGACGCCGGCTCCGCCTGACACCGACCGCCCTGGCCCCCGCCGAGAAGGCCGCCTTCCCGCACCTGAAGGACTTCCCGGCCTTCACCGTCGACCCGCGCGACCGGGCCCTGACCGCCACGGCGCTGCGCGACCGGCTGCTGGCCACCCAGCGCTCCGCCGACGGCGGCCCGCCGGCCGCCACCGGCGTACAGATCCCCGGCGTCCTGGACGACCTCTACGGCAAGGCCGCCGCCCGGGCCCGGCTCGGTCCGGTCTTCCGGCACGGCCGCCCCACCCTGTCCGTGTGGGCCCCGACCGCCCGGACCGTCTCCCTCGACCTGGACGGCCGTACGGTCCCCATGCGGCGCGACGACGCCAGCGGTGTGTGGAGCGTACGGGGCGAGCGGTCCTGGACCGGGAAGCCGTACCGCTACGCCGTCACCGTCTGGGCGCCCACCGTCGCCCGGACCGTCACCAACCTCGTCACCGACCCCTACTCCACCGCGCTGACCGCCGACTCCACCCGCAGCCTGGCCGTCGACCTCGCCGGCCCCCGGCTCGCACCCAAGGGCTGGAACAGACTGCGCAAGCCCACGGCCGTACCGCTGCGCAACGCCCGCATCCAGGAACTGCACCTGAGGGACTTCTCGGCGCAGGACCGCACCTCCCGCCACCCCGGCGGATACCTGGCCTTCACCGACCGCCGCTCGGACGGCATGCGGCACCTGCGGGCCCTGGCCCGCGCCGGGACCTCGTACGTGCACCTGCTGCCGGTCTTCGACATCGGCACCGTCCCCGAACGCCGCGCCGACCAGGCCGTGCCCGACTGCGACCTGGCCGCGCTGCCCGCCGACTCCGAGCAGCAGCAGGAGTGCGTGACGAAGACAGCGGTCAAGGACGCCTACAACTGGGGCTACGACCCGCTCCACCACACCGTCCCGGAGGGCTCCTACGCCTCCGACCCGGACGGCACCGCCCGTACCGTGGAGTTCCGCCGCATGGTGCAGGGACTGAACGGCGCCGGACTGCGGACCGTCATGGACGTGGTCTACAACCACACCGTCGCCGCGGGCCAGGACCCCCGGTCCGTCCTGGACCGCATCGTCCCCGGCTACTATCACCGCCTCCTGGACGACGGCAGCGTGGCCACCTCCACCTGCTGCGCCAACACCGCGCCCGAACACACCATGATGGGCAAGCTCGTCGTCGACTCGGTCGTCACCTGGGCCAGGCACTACAAGATCGACGGCTTCCGCTTCGACCTCATGGGACACCACCCCAAGGCCAACATCCTGGCCGTCCGGGCGGCGCTGGACGCGCTGACCCTCAAGAAGGACGGCGTGGACGGCAAGGCCATCGTCCTGTACGGGGAGGGCTGGAACTTCGGGGAGGCCGCCGACGACGCCCGCTTCGTCCAGGCCACGCAGAAGAACATGGCGGGCACCGGCATCGCCACCTTCAACGACCGCCTGCGCGACGCCGTACGGGGCGGTGGCCCCTTCGACGCGGACCCGCGCGTCCAGGGCTTCGCCTCCGGTCTCTACACCGACCCCAACTCCTCGCCCGCCAACGGCAACCCGGCCGAGCAGCGCTCCCGCCTCCTGCACCAGCAGGACCTGATCAAGGTCGGCCTCGCCGGCAACCTCGCCGGCTACACCTTCACCGACAGCCTCGGCCGCAGGGTCAAGGGCGCACAGGTCGACTACAACGGCGCACCCGCCGGCTACGCCGCGGCGCCGGGCGACGCCCTCGCCTACGCCGACGCCCACGACAACGAGACCCTCTACGACGCGCTCGCCTACAAACTCCCGCAGCACACCGCCCCGGCCGACCGGGCCCGTATGCAGGTCATCGCCCTGGCCACGGCGGCGCTCGCCCAGGGACCGGCCCTCTCCCAGGCCGGCACCGACCTGCTGCGCTCCAAGTCGCTGGACCGCAACTCCTATGACAGCGGCGACTGGTTCAACGCGATCCACTGGAACTGCGCCGACGGCAACGGCTTCGGCCGTGGTCTGCCGCCGGCCGCCGACAACAAGGACAAGTGGCCCTACGCCAGGCCGCTGCTGGCCGACCCGGCGCTGCGCCCCGGCTGTGCGGAGATCAGGGCCACCACCGCCGCCTACCAGGACCTGCTCCGTATCCGCGCCGACGAGCCGGACTTCGGCCTGGCCACCGCCGACCGCGTCCAGGACCGGCTCTCCTTCCCGCTCTCGGGGCCCGAGGAGACGCCCGGAGTGATCACCATGCGGCTGGGCAAGCTGGTCGTCGTCTTCAACGCGAGCCCCCGGCAGCAGTCCCAGCGGATCCCCGCGTCGGCGGGCACCCGCTACGCCCTGCACCGCGTCCAGGCCCGCGGTGCCGACCCGGTCGTCAAACGCTCCACGTACGACCGTACGTCGGGCACCTTCACCGTCCCGGCACGCACCGTCGCCGTCTTCACCACGCGCTGA
- a CDS encoding sugar ABC transporter permease translates to MVAPVVLVIGVIIGYPLVRGLHLSLTDADEANVERTIGMNHIPATYEFTGLDNYKAVLTDGVFWGRLGWTVLWTVACVALTFAIGLALANMLNRKLRGRTFYRLALILPWAIPAFISVFTWRMLYNEKNGILNKLLAGGGIDAVPWLNDPTWAKLSVITVNVWLGVPFMLVALLGGLQSIPGELYEAAEMDGAGPWQRFRHITVPGLRAVSSTVILLSTIWTFNMFPVIFLLTRGGPGDATEILVTYAYRLSFVDSPRNFSQSAAWGVLILVMLSAVAVVYRRALRKQGEVW, encoded by the coding sequence ATGGTGGCCCCGGTCGTGCTCGTCATCGGGGTGATCATCGGCTATCCGCTCGTACGCGGCCTCCACCTCTCGCTCACCGACGCCGACGAGGCCAACGTCGAGCGCACGATCGGGATGAACCACATCCCGGCGACGTACGAGTTCACCGGCCTGGACAACTACAAGGCGGTGCTCACCGACGGCGTCTTCTGGGGCCGGCTGGGCTGGACCGTCCTGTGGACCGTGGCCTGCGTCGCGCTCACCTTCGCCATCGGCCTGGCGCTGGCCAACATGCTCAACCGCAAGCTGCGCGGCCGTACCTTCTACCGGCTGGCGCTGATCCTGCCCTGGGCCATCCCCGCCTTCATCTCCGTCTTCACCTGGCGGATGCTCTACAACGAGAAGAACGGCATCCTCAACAAACTGCTGGCAGGCGGCGGCATCGACGCGGTGCCCTGGCTGAACGACCCCACCTGGGCCAAGCTCTCGGTCATCACCGTCAACGTGTGGCTGGGCGTGCCCTTCATGCTGGTGGCGCTGCTCGGCGGACTCCAGTCCATCCCCGGTGAGCTGTACGAGGCCGCCGAGATGGACGGGGCCGGGCCCTGGCAGCGGTTCCGTCACATCACCGTGCCCGGACTGCGGGCCGTCAGCAGCACGGTGATCCTGCTCTCCACCATCTGGACCTTCAACATGTTCCCGGTGATCTTCCTGCTCACCCGGGGCGGGCCCGGCGACGCCACCGAGATCCTGGTGACGTACGCCTACCGTCTGTCCTTCGTCGACAGCCCGCGCAACTTCTCGCAGTCGGCCGCCTGGGGCGTACTGATCCTGGTGATGCTCTCGGCCGTCGCGGTCGTCTACCGGCGGGCACTGCGCAAGCAGGGAGAGGTGTGGTGA
- a CDS encoding extracellular solute-binding protein, with the protein MRRGIVATALIAGLALAATACGGGGGAGDQKSGGELSGTVTFWDTSNDAEKATYKALAEGFHKKHPKVEVKYVNVAFGEANAKFKNAAGGGSGAPDVMRTEVAWVADFANLGYLAPLDDTPALDTPQDYLPQALGSTKFKGKTYAAPQVIDTLGLFYNKKLLKQAGVGVPRTFEELKASAKKIKDKTGATALYLRGDDPYWFLPYLYAQGGDMVDAREKAVKIDDGAGVEAFKTIKDLVDSKVAVTDATDGQENQLKALKDGTVAMAVDGPWDIEGARAGKEFKDKENLGVAPVPGGRSAQGSPQGGWNLSVYAGSKNLQASYEFVKYMSSAQVQKETTEKLSLLPTRKSVYEMASVKDNEMVRFFKPAVDKAVQRPWIAEGNSLFEPVKVQMNKVLSGSATPEQAAKATGDAYRKLLKDYK; encoded by the coding sequence ATGCGGCGTGGCATTGTGGCCACCGCGCTGATAGCGGGCTTGGCACTGGCGGCGACGGCGTGCGGCGGTGGCGGCGGCGCGGGCGACCAGAAGAGCGGCGGTGAGCTGTCCGGCACCGTGACCTTCTGGGACACCTCCAACGACGCCGAGAAGGCGACGTACAAGGCACTCGCCGAGGGCTTCCACAAGAAGCACCCGAAGGTCGAGGTCAAGTACGTCAACGTGGCCTTCGGAGAAGCCAACGCCAAGTTCAAGAACGCGGCCGGCGGCGGCTCCGGCGCCCCCGACGTGATGCGTACCGAAGTCGCCTGGGTCGCGGACTTCGCCAACCTCGGCTACCTCGCCCCGCTGGATGACACCCCCGCCCTGGACACCCCGCAGGACTACCTCCCGCAGGCGCTGGGCAGCACGAAGTTCAAGGGCAAGACCTATGCCGCGCCGCAGGTCATCGACACCCTCGGGCTCTTCTACAACAAGAAGCTGCTCAAGCAGGCGGGGGTCGGGGTGCCCAGGACCTTCGAGGAACTGAAGGCGTCGGCGAAGAAGATCAAGGACAAGACCGGGGCCACCGCCCTGTACCTGCGCGGCGATGACCCGTACTGGTTCCTGCCCTACCTCTACGCCCAGGGCGGCGACATGGTCGACGCCCGCGAGAAGGCCGTGAAGATCGACGACGGGGCCGGCGTCGAGGCGTTCAAGACGATCAAGGACCTGGTCGACTCCAAGGTGGCCGTCACCGACGCCACCGACGGCCAGGAGAACCAGCTCAAGGCCCTCAAGGACGGCACCGTCGCGATGGCGGTCGACGGCCCCTGGGACATCGAGGGCGCCCGCGCCGGCAAGGAGTTCAAGGACAAGGAGAACCTCGGCGTCGCCCCCGTCCCCGGCGGCAGGAGCGCCCAGGGCTCCCCGCAGGGCGGCTGGAACCTCTCCGTCTACGCCGGCTCCAAGAACCTCCAGGCGTCGTACGAGTTCGTCAAATACATGAGCTCGGCGCAGGTGCAGAAGGAGACCACCGAGAAGCTCAGCCTGCTGCCCACCCGCAAGTCGGTCTACGAGATGGCCTCCGTCAAGGACAACGAGATGGTGCGGTTCTTCAAGCCCGCCGTCGACAAGGCCGTCCAGCGCCCCTGGATCGCCGAGGGCAACTCCCTCTTCGAGCCCGTCAAGGTCCAGATGAACAAGGTGCTCAGCGGATCCGCCACACCCGAACAGGCCGCCAAGGCCACCGGTGACGCCTACCGGAAGCTGCTCAAGGACTACAAGTGA
- a CDS encoding carbohydrate ABC transporter permease produces MGLHATLLLAAVVAVFPPLWLLITSFKPREDAFTTELVTHFTLANYSHVLGETSFLTWFKNSLVVVGLTTLLGVFIAATTGYAVSRFRFPGMRPLMWLLLITQMFPVAVLIVPLYNLMASLGLLNQPTGLVITYLTIAVPFCAWMMKGFFDTIPVEIDEAGRVDGLNPFGTFWRLVLPLARPGLAVTGFYTFVTAWAEVAYASAFMTGEENLTLAGGLQTFVNQYTNDWGSMTAAAVIIAVPAAIVFAFAQRHLVSGLTAGTTKG; encoded by the coding sequence GTGGGACTGCACGCCACCCTGCTGCTCGCGGCCGTCGTCGCCGTCTTTCCGCCGCTGTGGCTGCTGATCACCTCCTTCAAACCGCGCGAGGACGCCTTCACCACCGAGCTGGTCACCCACTTCACCCTGGCCAACTACAGCCATGTGCTCGGCGAGACCTCCTTCCTGACCTGGTTCAAGAACTCCCTGGTCGTCGTCGGGCTGACCACACTCCTCGGCGTCTTCATCGCCGCGACCACCGGTTACGCGGTCAGCCGCTTCCGCTTCCCCGGCATGCGCCCGCTGATGTGGCTGCTGCTGATCACGCAGATGTTCCCGGTCGCGGTGCTGATCGTGCCGCTGTACAACCTGATGGCGAGCCTGGGGCTGCTCAACCAGCCCACCGGACTGGTCATCACCTACCTGACGATCGCGGTGCCGTTCTGCGCCTGGATGATGAAGGGCTTCTTCGACACCATCCCGGTGGAGATCGACGAGGCCGGACGCGTCGACGGGCTCAACCCCTTCGGCACCTTCTGGCGGCTGGTCCTGCCGCTGGCCCGCCCGGGCCTGGCCGTCACCGGCTTCTACACCTTCGTCACGGCCTGGGCCGAGGTCGCCTACGCCTCCGCCTTCATGACCGGCGAGGAGAACCTCACCCTCGCCGGTGGCCTGCAGACCTTCGTCAACCAGTACACCAATGACTGGGGTTCGATGACCGCCGCCGCCGTGATCATCGCCGTACCGGCCGCGATCGTCTTCGCCTTCGCCCAGCGCCACCTCGTATCCGGACTGACCGCCGGCACCACCAAGGGATGA
- a CDS encoding DUF4253 domain-containing protein — MLELREDPTGRSLGLELPPGALVDLTVDGRWPEPLLWCAEGRLTGQPWHRAGLYPVLLDRGRSHEWEGTDGAGMRDGRWAWELMPGACGDPAAFDAEQVLAGWWEEYACADDGPWPGPAPARTGEDPERVAGEVTAELIGHGVLTAPRTALVPVARGADVLAAIGWTGPVNYDNDMAPYSAVLRSWEERFGIRVLGLGRGKLHLSVAAPPRTAEEALRVAIEHFAFCPDIVWQGTGGLVHRAQTLVNSPYWSFWWD; from the coding sequence GTGCTGGAGCTGAGGGAGGACCCCACGGGCCGGTCGCTCGGGCTGGAGTTGCCGCCGGGAGCCCTCGTCGACCTCACGGTGGACGGGCGGTGGCCGGAGCCGTTGCTGTGGTGTGCCGAAGGACGGCTCACCGGGCAGCCGTGGCATCGCGCCGGTCTGTATCCGGTGCTGCTGGACCGGGGCAGATCACATGAGTGGGAGGGGACGGACGGAGCGGGGATGCGCGACGGCCGGTGGGCATGGGAGCTGATGCCGGGCGCCTGCGGTGATCCGGCGGCCTTCGACGCCGAGCAGGTGCTCGCCGGCTGGTGGGAGGAGTACGCCTGTGCGGACGACGGGCCCTGGCCCGGCCCGGCACCCGCGCGGACCGGCGAGGACCCGGAGCGGGTGGCCGGGGAGGTGACGGCGGAGCTGATCGGCCACGGGGTGCTCACGGCGCCGCGTACGGCGCTGGTGCCGGTGGCGCGGGGAGCCGACGTACTCGCCGCCATCGGCTGGACGGGCCCGGTGAACTACGACAACGATATGGCGCCGTACTCGGCGGTGTTGCGCTCCTGGGAGGAGCGGTTCGGCATACGGGTCCTGGGGCTGGGCCGGGGCAAACTGCATCTGTCGGTCGCCGCCCCGCCCCGCACGGCCGAGGAGGCGCTGCGGGTGGCCATCGAGCACTTCGCGTTCTGCCCCGACATCGTGTGGCAGGGGACGGGGGGCCTCGTCCACCGTGCACAGACGCTGGTCAACAGTCCTTACTGGTCGTTCTGGTGGGACTGA
- a CDS encoding LacI family DNA-binding transcriptional regulator yields the protein MSDVAAQAQVSEATVSRVLNGRAGVARATRQRVLAALDVLGHERPPRLRRRSAGLVGLVVPELTNPIFPAFAQVIEQALAGHGYTPVLCTQLPGGATEDELVEQLVERGVTGIVFLSGLHADTGADPGRYTRLAGRGVPFVLINGYNEHIDAPFVSPDDRAAARMAVRHLAELGHERIGLAVGPDRYVPSRRKAEGFVAALEEAFGLRRGQTERLVRHTLFGVEGGHAAADALLDAGCTGVVCGSDLMALGVVRAVRRRGLDVPGEVSVVGFDDSQLIAFTDPPLTTVRQPVQAMASAAVDALIEEIQDGTPLAEPGARPVRRTEFVFQPELVVRGSTGPLRRAGGVKTG from the coding sequence CTGTCCGACGTCGCCGCGCAGGCGCAGGTCAGCGAGGCGACCGTCAGCCGCGTCCTGAACGGCAGGGCGGGGGTGGCGCGCGCGACCCGGCAGCGGGTCCTGGCCGCGCTGGACGTACTCGGCCACGAGCGGCCCCCGCGGCTGCGGCGGCGCAGTGCCGGGCTGGTCGGACTGGTCGTCCCCGAGCTGACCAACCCGATCTTCCCGGCCTTCGCGCAGGTCATCGAGCAGGCGCTGGCCGGGCACGGCTACACGCCGGTGCTGTGCACCCAACTGCCGGGCGGTGCGACCGAGGACGAACTGGTCGAGCAGTTGGTGGAGCGGGGGGTGACCGGCATCGTCTTCCTCTCCGGGCTGCACGCCGACACCGGCGCCGACCCCGGCCGCTACACGCGGCTGGCCGGCCGCGGCGTTCCGTTCGTCCTCATCAACGGCTACAACGAGCACATCGACGCGCCGTTCGTCTCGCCGGACGACCGGGCGGCGGCCCGGATGGCCGTACGGCATCTGGCGGAGCTGGGGCACGAGCGGATCGGGCTCGCCGTCGGCCCGGACCGTTATGTGCCCTCGCGCCGCAAGGCGGAGGGGTTCGTGGCGGCGCTGGAGGAGGCGTTCGGCCTGCGGAGGGGGCAGACCGAACGCCTCGTACGCCACACGCTGTTCGGCGTCGAGGGCGGGCACGCGGCGGCCGACGCCCTGCTCGACGCGGGCTGTACGGGCGTGGTGTGCGGCAGTGATCTGATGGCGCTGGGGGTGGTACGGGCGGTGCGCCGGCGCGGGCTGGACGTGCCGGGCGAGGTGTCGGTGGTCGGCTTCGACGACTCGCAGTTGATCGCCTTCACCGACCCGCCGCTGACCACGGTGCGCCAGCCGGTGCAGGCGATGGCGAGCGCCGCCGTGGACGCGCTGATCGAGGAGATCCAGGACGGTACGCCCCTGGCGGAGCCGGGCGCGCGGCCGGTGCGGCGGACCGAGTTCGTCTTCCAGCCGGAACTGGTGGTCCGCGGCTCGACGGGCCCCCTCCGGCGGGCGGGAGGCGTGAAGACCGGCTGA
- a CDS encoding glycoside hydrolase family 13 protein — protein MTQHYATPATGTDSVPATPATGTDSASAGPGTGWWRDAVIYQVYPRSFADGNGDGMGDLPGIRSRLPYLKELGVDAVWLSPFYASPQADAGYDVADYRAIDPMFGTLHDADAVIRDAHALGLRVIVDIVPNHCSDQHEWFQRAVDEGPGSPLRDRFHFRSGRGEHGQLPPNDWESIFGGPAWTRLPEPDGQWYLHLFAAEQPDFNWDHPAVQDEFRSILRFWLDLGVDGFRVDVAHGLVKAPGLPDMGHTEQLKLLGNQALPFFDQDGVHEIYRSWRRVLEEYEGERIAVAEAWTPSADRTALYLRPDELHQAFNFHYLNTGWDAVALREAVDASLGAMRPVGAPTTWVLSNHDVVRHRTRLGGGLRRARAAALLMLALPGSAYVYQGEELGLPEVTDLPDDVRQDPSFFRANGQDGLRDGCRVPIPWTREGSSYGFGSGGSWLPQPAEWGALSVAAQTGDPGSTLELYRTALAVRRAHPGLGAGDEVRWLDAPEGVLAFRRPGGFVCTVNTTEQAVRIEAPGRVLLASGEAGEAGAAREAGAAGEPGEPGEPGEPFELPADTAVWWEV, from the coding sequence ATGACTCAGCATTACGCCACCCCCGCCACCGGTACGGACAGCGTTCCCGCCACCCCCGCCACCGGTACGGACAGCGCTTCCGCGGGCCCCGGCACCGGCTGGTGGCGCGACGCGGTGATCTACCAGGTCTACCCCCGCAGTTTCGCCGACGGCAACGGCGACGGCATGGGCGACCTGCCCGGCATCCGCTCCCGCCTGCCGTACCTGAAGGAACTGGGCGTGGACGCCGTCTGGCTCAGCCCCTTCTACGCCTCGCCACAGGCCGACGCGGGCTACGACGTCGCCGACTACCGCGCCATCGACCCGATGTTCGGCACCCTGCACGACGCCGACGCGGTGATCCGCGACGCCCACGCCCTGGGCCTGCGGGTGATCGTGGACATCGTCCCCAACCACTGCTCCGACCAGCACGAATGGTTCCAGCGGGCGGTGGATGAGGGACCCGGCTCGCCGCTGCGGGACCGCTTCCACTTCCGGTCCGGACGCGGCGAACACGGCCAACTGCCGCCCAACGACTGGGAGTCCATCTTCGGCGGGCCCGCCTGGACCCGGCTTCCGGAGCCCGACGGGCAGTGGTACCTGCACCTGTTCGCCGCCGAGCAGCCCGACTTCAACTGGGACCACCCGGCCGTCCAGGACGAGTTCCGCTCCATCCTGCGCTTCTGGCTCGACCTGGGCGTGGACGGCTTCCGCGTGGACGTGGCCCACGGGCTGGTCAAGGCCCCCGGGCTGCCGGACATGGGCCACACCGAGCAGCTCAAGCTGCTCGGCAACCAGGCCCTGCCCTTCTTCGACCAGGACGGCGTGCACGAGATCTACCGCTCCTGGCGCCGGGTCCTGGAGGAGTACGAGGGGGAGCGGATCGCCGTCGCCGAGGCATGGACGCCCAGCGCGGACCGTACGGCCCTGTACCTGCGCCCCGACGAGCTGCACCAGGCGTTCAACTTCCACTACCTGAACACCGGCTGGGACGCCGTGGCGCTCCGCGAGGCCGTCGACGCCTCGCTGGGCGCGATGCGGCCGGTCGGCGCCCCCACCACCTGGGTGCTCTCCAACCACGATGTCGTACGCCACCGCACCCGGCTCGGCGGCGGCCTGCGGCGGGCCCGCGCCGCGGCCCTGCTGATGCTGGCGCTCCCCGGCTCCGCGTACGTCTACCAGGGCGAGGAACTGGGCCTGCCCGAGGTCACCGACCTGCCGGACGACGTGCGCCAGGACCCCTCCTTCTTCCGCGCCAACGGACAGGACGGGCTGCGCGACGGCTGCCGGGTGCCGATCCCCTGGACGCGGGAGGGATCCTCGTACGGCTTCGGGAGCGGCGGGAGCTGGCTGCCGCAGCCGGCGGAGTGGGGCGCGCTGAGCGTCGCGGCCCAGACCGGTGACCCCGGATCGACCCTGGAGCTGTACCGCACGGCGCTGGCGGTGCGGCGGGCCCACCCCGGGCTGGGGGCGGGCGATGAGGTGCGATGGCTGGACGCCCCCGAGGGCGTACTGGCCTTCCGCAGACCGGGCGGCTTCGTGTGCACGGTCAACACCACGGAGCAGGCCGTACGGATCGAGGCGCCGGGGCGGGTGCTGCTGGCGTCCGGAGAGGCCGGAGAGGCCGGAGCGGCGAGGGAAGCGGGAGCGGCGGGGGAGCCGGGGGAGCCGGGGGAGCCGGGGGAGCCGTTCGAGCTTCCGGCGGACACCGCCGTGTGGTGGGAGGTGTGA